A window of the Arenibacter algicola genome harbors these coding sequences:
- a CDS encoding efflux RND transporter periplasmic adaptor subunit gives MSRLLYILIVTVLFLNVSACGDSNEKSNVAANADPSEQATNTITISKAQFDVEGMELGRISLQNFPVEVVVAGTIDVPPQNKAIVSAFAGGYIKRTPLLIGNKVKKGQPLLTLENPEFIQLQQDYQESFEQLNFLKSEFDRQKSLVAENITSQKNFLKAESEYKRNLARYNGLRQKLKMLNISPDNVEKGILASEATIFAPIDGNITKVNVSKGMYVSPADEIMEIINTDHIHLELSVFEKDIMNIKKDQKIRFKISEASAEYYEAEVYLVGTSIDADSRTVKVHGHLHDDENHNFAVGMFVEAAIITSNKSINALPIESVIVQDNNHYVITLVSEGNEGSVFETKAVKIGDSYNGYTAIAEMGDLKDGDQVIVKGGFNLLGETGGSD, from the coding sequence ATGTCACGATTACTATATATACTTATTGTAACAGTCCTTTTCCTCAATGTGTCTGCATGCGGGGATTCCAATGAAAAAAGCAATGTTGCTGCCAATGCTGACCCAAGTGAACAAGCGACAAATACCATTACCATTTCCAAAGCCCAATTTGACGTAGAGGGCATGGAACTTGGGCGTATTAGTCTACAAAACTTCCCTGTAGAGGTAGTGGTTGCTGGGACCATAGATGTTCCTCCCCAAAATAAAGCAATAGTAAGTGCATTTGCCGGGGGATATATAAAAAGAACTCCCCTTTTGATCGGAAATAAGGTAAAAAAAGGACAGCCCCTACTTACATTGGAAAATCCCGAATTCATACAATTGCAACAGGATTATCAAGAAAGCTTTGAACAGCTTAATTTTTTGAAATCCGAATTTGACCGCCAAAAAAGTCTAGTTGCCGAAAACATAACTTCACAAAAGAATTTTTTAAAGGCAGAGAGCGAATACAAACGCAATCTTGCCAGATACAACGGGTTACGACAAAAACTAAAAATGTTAAATATTTCTCCGGATAATGTTGAAAAAGGAATTTTGGCATCTGAGGCAACCATTTTTGCCCCAATAGACGGAAATATAACCAAAGTAAATGTTAGTAAGGGGATGTATGTCTCCCCTGCCGACGAAATTATGGAAATTATAAATACCGATCACATTCATTTGGAATTGTCTGTCTTTGAAAAGGATATTATGAATATAAAAAAGGATCAAAAAATACGTTTTAAAATATCCGAAGCTTCAGCGGAATATTACGAAGCCGAGGTATATTTGGTGGGGACCTCCATTGATGCGGACAGTAGAACGGTAAAGGTCCACGGTCATTTACACGATGATGAAAACCACAATTTTGCAGTAGGTATGTTTGTTGAGGCTGCTATCATTACTTCTAACAAGAGTATAAACGCCCTGCCCATTGAAAGTGTAATTGTCCAGGATAATAACCATTACGTTATAACCTTGGTTTCTGAAGGAAATGAAGGAAGTGTTTTTGAAACAAAGGCGGTTAAAATTGGTGATAGCTATAATGGATATACCGCCATTGCAGAAATGGGCGATTTAAAGGATGGTGATCAGGTTATAGTTAAAGGCGGATTTAATTTATTGGGTGAGACAGGCGGTAGTGATTAG
- a CDS encoding CusA/CzcA family heavy metal efflux RND transporter, translated as MLSNIIQFSIKNKLIVFLLTLFIIGFGLYSLTQIPIGAVPDVTNNQVQVITTSQNLSTQDMEQFITYPVELEMANLPGVIEIRSVSKFGLSVVTIVFEDNMGTYLPRQLISEKLISASEKIPAGFGTPQMGPITTGLGEIYQYILDTKPGYKDKYSAMDLRTIQDWVVKRQLSGIPGVVEVNTWGGYLKQYEVAINTQKLHAMNITTAEIFTALEKNNSVSGGGYIEKVNQAYFIRGEGLISSLKDIENIVVKSTDNLPIYIKDVANVGFGSATRFGAITGNGEGEKVLGQVMMLKDANSKKVIEAVHERIDAISKTLPEGVFINGFLERSELIGKTTFTVAENLILGCLIVIFVVVLLLGNLRSGLVVASVIPLCLLFALSMMYIFGVDANLMSLGAIDFGIIIDGAVIIVEFIAYQITAKKGELQLLGTRAQQQLKNEITFNGASKMMNSAIFGQLIILIVFIPILSLSGVEGKMFKPMALTFSFALIGAMILCFTYVPVAASIFIRPSTKSSKNISVRLMDFLNRSYDPIIRWALKKKKVVLAISVVLLGGSIYLFTTMGGEFVPTLDEGDFVIQPVLKTGTSLSETVEITTKIEQILIDNFPEVKQVVTRIGAAEVPTDPMSMEESDVIIILKSKKEWVSAETKDELADKFKEALGVIPGMELEFTQPIEMRFNELITGVRADIAIKIFGEDLEILNKKGNEIRNLIQNVEGAADITVEKIAGLPQMNVKFDRAKIARYGLNIADLNNLISMGFAGTNLGSVFEGEKRFDLTLRLDQKSRQDISNLKNLYVDTPSAGKIPLGELAQISYTTGAAKISRDDTKRRIVVGINVRNRDLQSVVDDIQKLIETNVKLPTGYTITYGGQFENLQSAKDRLKIAVPVALVLILILLYFAFSSIREALIIYSAIPLAAVGGILLLFVRDMPFSISAGVGFIALFGIAVLNGIVLIEHFKELKHAGMEDSDELIIQGSKDRLRAVLLTASAAALGFLPMAISTNVGAEVQRPLATVVIGGLITATILTLVVLPILYSIFHLKDKKETVNSKNNVKVLSLVILFLIGISGVQAQEEGLNFDEIHTLALSNNSGLRASKLKVDESKALIGSAFSFDKTDLYYHYDQNNIAINNKPLEVFGVQQNFLFPTVYFAEKGVNKANYLTESSAHERKKRILEQELASNYHGLQYARHKEKTFSELNDLYERFSYSAQRRFELGESNYLEKITAQAKQKELQTLYKKAVEDANLAYQELIKTVQPDSILLVRTIPMEKLQIMDVNLENNAGMSFFENRTKMFQAKSTLEQQYLLPDLNFNYFQGTNSTLGENLYGFQVGVKIPLFFSGNASKIKAAKIAKKVSLAEAEDYTVQLRTKYQSLMGQLKKYKEVLAYYETEGQVLADEIIKTATLSYQSGEIDFFQYIQSMENGYNITLTYLENLNAYNQTVIAINYLNL; from the coding sequence ATGTTATCCAATATTATACAATTCAGTATAAAGAACAAATTAATTGTTTTTTTACTCACATTATTTATTATAGGTTTTGGACTGTATTCCTTAACGCAGATACCCATTGGAGCAGTTCCCGATGTTACCAATAATCAGGTACAGGTAATTACCACCTCCCAGAATTTATCCACTCAGGATATGGAGCAATTCATAACCTATCCCGTGGAACTGGAAATGGCCAATTTGCCCGGTGTTATTGAAATTCGATCGGTGTCAAAATTTGGACTCTCGGTAGTCACCATCGTCTTTGAGGACAATATGGGCACTTATCTGCCCCGACAGTTAATTTCCGAAAAGTTAATCTCTGCCTCCGAGAAAATCCCTGCAGGATTCGGTACTCCCCAAATGGGCCCTATCACTACTGGTCTTGGAGAAATTTACCAATACATTCTGGATACTAAGCCGGGGTATAAGGACAAGTATTCTGCCATGGATCTGCGTACCATCCAGGATTGGGTGGTGAAGAGGCAACTTTCGGGAATTCCCGGAGTAGTGGAGGTGAATACTTGGGGCGGCTATTTAAAACAATATGAAGTAGCTATAAACACTCAAAAGCTGCATGCCATGAATATTACCACTGCCGAAATTTTTACGGCCTTGGAAAAGAATAATAGCGTTTCGGGAGGTGGTTATATTGAAAAAGTAAACCAGGCCTACTTTATTCGGGGGGAAGGGCTTATATCTTCCCTTAAGGATATTGAAAATATTGTAGTTAAATCAACGGACAACCTACCTATTTATATTAAGGATGTAGCCAATGTTGGTTTTGGCAGTGCCACCCGTTTTGGGGCCATTACCGGAAATGGGGAAGGAGAAAAGGTTTTGGGACAGGTAATGATGCTTAAGGATGCCAATTCCAAAAAGGTTATTGAAGCTGTTCATGAACGCATAGACGCTATTTCCAAGACCTTGCCCGAAGGTGTTTTTATAAATGGATTTTTGGAGCGTAGCGAGCTTATTGGAAAAACAACCTTTACTGTGGCAGAGAACCTAATCCTGGGTTGTTTGATCGTAATTTTTGTGGTTGTTCTGCTGTTGGGAAATCTCCGTTCAGGTTTGGTAGTGGCTTCCGTAATTCCACTTTGTTTATTATTTGCCCTCTCAATGATGTATATTTTTGGGGTAGATGCAAACCTGATGAGCCTAGGGGCCATAGACTTTGGGATCATTATAGATGGTGCAGTTATTATTGTCGAATTCATAGCCTATCAAATAACCGCTAAGAAAGGAGAATTGCAATTGCTGGGAACAAGGGCCCAACAGCAACTAAAAAATGAAATTACCTTTAATGGCGCTTCCAAAATGATGAACTCGGCTATTTTTGGGCAGCTAATTATACTCATCGTATTCATTCCAATCCTATCCTTAAGTGGTGTAGAGGGGAAAATGTTCAAACCCATGGCGCTCACCTTTAGTTTTGCCTTAATAGGTGCCATGATCTTATGTTTTACCTATGTTCCGGTGGCCGCCTCCATATTTATAAGACCATCTACCAAGTCCTCAAAAAACATTTCGGTACGTCTAATGGATTTTCTAAATAGATCTTATGATCCCATTATCCGTTGGGCACTAAAAAAGAAAAAGGTGGTGTTGGCTATTTCTGTCGTGCTATTGGGGGGATCCATATACCTATTTACCACTATGGGCGGAGAGTTTGTGCCTACCTTGGACGAGGGGGACTTTGTGATACAACCCGTTTTGAAAACAGGGACCTCTTTGAGCGAAACTGTTGAAATTACTACTAAGATTGAACAGATTCTAATTGATAATTTCCCGGAAGTAAAACAGGTGGTAACCAGAATAGGTGCAGCAGAAGTACCCACGGATCCTATGTCTATGGAGGAAAGCGATGTTATTATTATCCTTAAATCCAAAAAGGAATGGGTTTCTGCAGAGACTAAGGATGAATTGGCGGATAAATTCAAGGAGGCCCTGGGAGTGATCCCTGGTATGGAGTTAGAATTTACCCAGCCCATTGAAATGCGCTTTAATGAACTTATTACAGGTGTCCGCGCGGATATTGCCATTAAAATTTTCGGGGAGGACCTGGAAATCTTGAATAAAAAAGGAAATGAAATAAGAAATCTTATTCAGAATGTGGAGGGCGCGGCAGACATAACGGTAGAGAAAATTGCAGGACTTCCGCAAATGAACGTAAAATTCGACAGGGCAAAGATTGCCAGGTATGGTCTTAATATTGCTGATTTAAACAATCTTATTTCCATGGGGTTTGCAGGGACCAACCTAGGGAGTGTTTTTGAGGGAGAAAAGCGATTTGACCTAACACTAAGACTGGATCAAAAAAGTAGACAGGACATTTCCAATCTTAAAAATTTATATGTGGACACTCCGTCGGCCGGTAAGATCCCTTTAGGGGAGTTGGCCCAAATCTCCTATACGACCGGAGCGGCCAAAATCTCTAGGGACGATACCAAACGCAGGATAGTAGTGGGTATCAATGTAAGGAATAGGGACCTTCAGTCGGTGGTAGATGACATTCAAAAGCTTATCGAAACAAATGTAAAGCTACCGACAGGCTACACCATCACTTACGGGGGGCAATTCGAAAATTTACAAAGTGCCAAAGACCGACTGAAAATTGCAGTGCCAGTAGCGTTGGTACTTATTCTGATATTACTCTATTTTGCATTTAGCTCAATAAGGGAGGCACTGATTATTTACTCGGCCATTCCTTTGGCGGCCGTTGGAGGAATACTTCTTTTGTTTGTCAGGGATATGCCATTTAGTATCTCTGCTGGTGTTGGTTTCATAGCCCTTTTCGGGATTGCCGTACTCAATGGAATTGTGTTGATAGAACATTTTAAAGAATTAAAACACGCAGGTATGGAAGATTCTGATGAACTTATTATACAGGGATCAAAAGATAGGTTAAGAGCCGTTTTGTTGACGGCATCCGCTGCCGCACTGGGTTTCCTTCCTATGGCTATTTCCACTAACGTAGGCGCAGAGGTGCAGAGACCACTTGCCACAGTAGTTATTGGAGGGCTTATTACCGCCACTATATTAACATTGGTGGTATTGCCCATACTCTACTCTATTTTTCATTTAAAAGATAAAAAGGAGACGGTCAATTCCAAGAACAATGTAAAAGTCCTAAGTTTGGTAATACTTTTCTTAATTGGTATCAGCGGTGTTCAGGCACAGGAGGAGGGACTCAATTTTGATGAAATACACACCTTGGCCTTAAGTAACAACTCTGGCCTAAGGGCATCGAAACTTAAGGTGGATGAATCCAAAGCGCTTATAGGCAGTGCCTTCAGTTTTGATAAGACAGACCTATACTATCATTACGATCAAAACAATATCGCCATCAACAACAAGCCTTTGGAGGTCTTTGGTGTACAGCAGAACTTTCTTTTTCCAACCGTTTATTTTGCAGAAAAAGGTGTCAATAAGGCCAATTATCTTACAGAAAGTAGTGCTCATGAACGGAAAAAGCGAATTCTGGAACAGGAGCTGGCTTCCAATTATCATGGATTGCAATACGCAAGGCACAAGGAAAAGACCTTTAGCGAACTAAATGATCTGTACGAACGCTTTTCCTACTCCGCCCAACGCAGGTTTGAACTTGGCGAAAGCAACTATTTGGAAAAAATAACAGCACAGGCCAAACAAAAGGAACTTCAGACACTTTACAAAAAAGCCGTTGAAGATGCCAATTTGGCGTATCAGGAACTCATTAAAACGGTACAACCGGATTCTATACTGTTGGTGAGGACGATACCTATGGAAAAACTTCAGATAATGGATGTGAATCTTGAAAATAATGCAGGGATGTCGTTTTTTGAAAATAGAACAAAAATGTTCCAAGCAAAAAGTACTCTAGAGCAGCAATATTTATTGCCGGACCTGAATTTTAATTATTTCCAGGGAACCAATTCCACTTTGGGAGAGAACCTTTATGGTTTTCAGGTGGGGGTTAAGATTCCGTTGTTTTTTAGTGGTAATGCCTCCAAAATTAAGGCAGCCAAAATAGCCAAGAAGGTGTCCCTGGCGGAAGCCGAGGATTATACTGTTCAGTTAAGGACCAAATACCAGTCACTTATGGGACAATTAAAAAAGTATAAAGAAGTGCTTGCCTATTACGAGACTGAAGGTCAAGTTCTTGCCGATGAAATTATAAAAACGGCGACCCTAAGCTATCAGAGCGGGGAAATAGACTTTTTTCAATATATACAGAGTATGGAAAATGGGTACAATATTACCCTAACTTATCTGGAGAACCTTAATGCCTATAATCAAACTGTCATTGCTATCAATTATTTAAACTTATAA
- a CDS encoding LytR/AlgR family response regulator transcription factor, giving the protein MKKTKLKCILIDDSTVQRRAVAKIIKEHSKLDLINEYDNGVDAKKDIGSNIIDLIFLDIEMPGFNGFEFLESLEHKPQVILISGNPNYAMKAFDYDVTDYLQKPVDKTRFDVSIRKAINNYELENAEEIELEYIYVNSNLKKTKLFLNEILWIEAYGDYVKIISTDKKTLILSTMKAFAKQLPKDKFLRIHKSYTVNLEKIENFNGSTVEINEQVIPLSRHKKEALIKALVVIE; this is encoded by the coding sequence ATGAAAAAAACTAAATTAAAATGCATTTTAATAGACGACTCAACGGTACAACGCCGCGCAGTAGCTAAAATAATAAAGGAACACTCCAAGCTTGATCTTATAAATGAATACGATAATGGTGTAGATGCAAAAAAGGACATCGGCAGCAATATTATAGACTTAATATTTTTGGATATTGAAATGCCAGGTTTCAACGGATTCGAATTCCTGGAATCCTTGGAACATAAACCGCAGGTTATACTTATTTCTGGCAACCCCAATTATGCCATGAAGGCCTTCGATTATGACGTAACGGATTATTTACAGAAACCAGTGGATAAAACCCGATTTGATGTTTCCATAAGAAAGGCAATTAACAATTATGAACTTGAAAATGCGGAGGAGATTGAGCTGGAATATATATATGTAAATAGTAACCTTAAAAAAACTAAACTATTCCTGAACGAGATTTTATGGATAGAGGCTTATGGAGATTATGTGAAGATTATATCCACGGATAAAAAGACTTTAATACTCTCTACCATGAAGGCCTTTGCCAAGCAATTGCCCAAGGATAAATTTCTTAGAATCCACAAATCCTATACGGTTAATTTGGAAAAGATTGAAAATTTTAACGGTTCCACGGTAGAAATAAACGAACAAGTTATTCCTTTGAGCAGGCATAAAAAAGAGGCTTTGATCAAAGCCTTGGTAGTCATTGAATAA
- a CDS encoding iron chaperone — protein sequence MQDFKLNSSAKDVSSYIASCPVTVQEVLEKLRSTILKAAPEAEETISYKMPAFKYYGMLVYFAAYKNHIGFYATPTGHKEFEKELAPYKQGKGSVQFPLNQPLPFSLVAKIVKFRAQENLANFQNKKKAKK from the coding sequence ATGCAAGATTTTAAATTAAACAGTTCCGCAAAAGATGTTAGCTCATACATTGCCAGTTGTCCAGTAACGGTACAGGAGGTTTTGGAAAAATTGCGAAGTACCATCCTAAAAGCGGCACCAGAGGCAGAGGAAACGATTAGTTACAAAATGCCGGCCTTTAAGTATTATGGTATGTTGGTATACTTCGCTGCCTATAAAAATCATATCGGATTCTATGCCACCCCAACGGGTCACAAAGAATTTGAAAAAGAATTGGCTCCCTATAAACAAGGGAAAGGTTCGGTTCAATTTCCACTAAACCAACCCTTGCCGTTCTCTTTAGTTGCAAAAATTGTAAAATTTAGAGCACAGGAGAACTTGGCAAATTTTCAAAACAAGAAGAAAGCTAAAAAATAA
- a CDS encoding GNAT family N-acetyltransferase, producing the protein MKSFSPILENDFVKLAPLSMSNYHHLLPIAGQEKLVQYSPSDIETPEALKKYVEQALEKERNFTAMPFIIYDKRNKKYAGSSRFMNIDQKNKVLEIGSTWIGREFQGTGLNGQVKLLMLNHAFNEMHFEKVEFRIDERNIQSRKAVEKLGAKLEGVLRKNVYLLDGFKRNTCCYGLLKEEWS; encoded by the coding sequence ATGAAAAGCTTTAGCCCAATTCTGGAAAACGATTTTGTGAAACTGGCGCCACTGTCAATGAGCAACTACCATCATTTATTGCCTATTGCCGGTCAGGAAAAACTTGTTCAATATTCCCCTTCTGATATTGAGACACCCGAAGCACTAAAAAAGTATGTGGAACAGGCTCTGGAGAAAGAAAGAAATTTTACGGCCATGCCCTTTATTATCTACGATAAAAGGAATAAAAAGTATGCGGGTAGTAGCCGATTTATGAATATCGACCAAAAAAACAAGGTTCTTGAAATAGGTTCCACATGGATAGGAAGGGAATTTCAAGGCACTGGCCTTAATGGTCAGGTAAAACTTCTAATGCTCAATCATGCCTTTAATGAAATGCATTTTGAAAAGGTAGAATTTAGGATTGATGAACGCAATATTCAATCCCGTAAGGCGGTTGAAAAATTGGGGGCCAAATTGGAAGGTGTCTTGCGTAAAAACGTTTATCTGTTGGATGGCTTCAAACGAAATACCTGCTGCTATGGCCTTCTAAAAGAGGAATGGAGTTAA
- a CDS encoding alpha/beta hydrolase, with amino-acid sequence MELKEKQISYTATNTYCALNILSEKTKNVWIVFHGIGFLSRYFIKYFNELPKEENYIIAPQAPSKYYLNKDFKHVGASWLTKENTVLETGNVLNYMDNLLASEKIPAHCRLIVLGFSQGVSIAARWTAKSKVNLDQLILYAGGIPEELTPEDFKFLLTKNAKIKLVLGNKDEFISESRLQREKEKLKSLFNGKAELIKFDGGHEIKKDILINLIT; translated from the coding sequence ATGGAACTCAAAGAAAAGCAAATTTCATATACTGCCACCAATACCTATTGCGCCTTGAACATCCTGAGCGAAAAAACCAAGAATGTTTGGATAGTATTTCACGGTATTGGATTTTTGAGCAGATATTTTATTAAATATTTTAATGAATTGCCCAAGGAGGAAAATTATATTATTGCTCCACAGGCTCCCTCAAAATATTATTTGAACAAGGATTTTAAGCATGTTGGAGCTAGTTGGCTTACCAAGGAAAACACGGTTTTGGAAACGGGGAATGTTTTAAATTATATGGATAATCTGTTGGCCTCGGAAAAAATACCCGCCCATTGCAGACTAATTGTATTGGGCTTTTCCCAAGGGGTGTCCATAGCTGCCCGTTGGACCGCGAAAAGTAAAGTTAACCTAGATCAATTGATATTATATGCTGGTGGTATCCCAGAGGAACTTACTCCTGAGGATTTTAAATTTTTACTTACCAAAAACGCCAAGATAAAATTGGTGTTGGGCAATAAGGATGAATTTATATCGGAATCCCGTCTACAAAGAGAGAAGGAAAAGTTGAAATCGCTATTTAACGGAAAAGCCGAATTGATTAAATTTGATGGTGGGCATGAAATAAAAAAGGATATTTTAATCAATCTAATTACATGA
- a CDS encoding PaaI family thioesterase, translated as MNEYKEKILKICNEHNKATLMETLNIEYIDVGENYLVAKMPVTSQVHQPDGVLHGGATVALAESVGSMASHIFLDTKEFFVRGLEISANHVKSIREGDVYARAEVVHKGRTTQIWDIKVTDKDGNLISICKLTTIALSKK; from the coding sequence ATGAACGAATACAAGGAGAAAATTCTAAAAATTTGCAATGAGCATAACAAAGCTACCCTAATGGAAACCTTGAATATAGAATATATTGATGTTGGAGAGAATTATTTGGTGGCAAAAATGCCAGTTACTTCGCAGGTACATCAACCTGATGGGGTTTTACATGGTGGTGCCACTGTGGCATTGGCCGAAAGTGTAGGAAGTATGGCTTCCCACATTTTTTTGGATACCAAAGAATTTTTTGTTCGTGGTTTGGAAATATCGGCCAATCATGTCAAAAGCATCAGGGAGGGAGATGTTTACGCTAGGGCAGAGGTGGTACATAAAGGCCGTACCACACAGATTTGGGATATTAAAGTAACGGATAAAGACGGAAACCTAATTTCAATTTGCAAACTTACCACCATTGCCTTATCCAAAAAATAG
- a CDS encoding chorismate-binding protein — protein MSLGFLDQIEEHFRQGLPFVAYRKPNKAEVKVIFQNDRELHYINNFTESGFVFAPFNGVGPAVLIKEDEALEETFESEPVNAKNPISPSLDQDSDKDFYLKLIEQAIKSIDSGNLKKVVLSRSIEVGTSKTPFVMFSDLLLQYPKAFCYIWFHPKIGLWLGATPEIFLETENNKFRTMSLAGTQLHKVGEAPIWKEKEIEEQEMVTQFIQSSLKDKVSSLEVSEAMSIRAGNLWHIKSSVSGNMNNSRLQEIIEVLHPTPAVCGLPKNAAKEFILENENYERQFYTGFLGELNFKEDIRRPSTRKNQENMAYRTIKNRTSLYVNLRCMQVLENKVKVYVGGGITSRSVPDKEWQETLDKSRTMLNIVLK, from the coding sequence ATGTCCCTAGGTTTTTTAGATCAAATTGAAGAGCACTTTCGTCAAGGATTGCCATTTGTTGCCTATAGAAAACCCAATAAGGCTGAAGTAAAGGTAATTTTTCAAAATGACCGGGAATTACATTATATAAACAACTTTACCGAGAGTGGCTTTGTATTCGCACCCTTTAATGGGGTAGGACCTGCCGTCTTAATTAAAGAGGACGAAGCTTTAGAGGAAACCTTTGAATCGGAACCGGTAAACGCCAAAAATCCAATTTCCCCTTCATTAGATCAGGACTCCGATAAAGATTTTTACCTCAAATTAATAGAACAGGCAATCAAAAGCATTGATTCGGGAAATTTAAAAAAGGTGGTACTATCCAGAAGTATAGAAGTAGGGACCTCAAAGACCCCTTTTGTTATGTTCAGCGATTTGCTCCTCCAATATCCAAAAGCTTTTTGTTATATCTGGTTCCATCCTAAAATTGGGCTGTGGTTGGGAGCCACTCCCGAAATATTTTTGGAAACTGAAAACAATAAATTTAGGACTATGTCCTTAGCTGGCACCCAATTGCATAAGGTTGGAGAAGCACCAATTTGGAAAGAAAAAGAAATTGAAGAGCAGGAGATGGTGACCCAATTTATTCAAAGTTCACTGAAAGACAAGGTTTCTTCCCTAGAGGTATCCGAGGCCATGTCTATTAGAGCGGGCAATCTTTGGCATATTAAATCGTCCGTTTCTGGAAATATGAATAATTCGCGGCTCCAAGAAATTATAGAAGTCCTACACCCAACGCCGGCCGTTTGTGGACTACCAAAAAATGCGGCTAAAGAATTTATTTTGGAAAATGAGAATTATGAACGCCAATTCTATACAGGTTTTTTGGGAGAGTTAAATTTTAAGGAAGATATCAGACGGCCATCAACAAGAAAAAATCAGGAAAATATGGCCTATAGGACCATAAAGAACAGAACCTCCTTGTATGTAAATTTAAGATGCATGCAGGTACTGGAAAACAAGGTAAAAGTCTATGTTGGCGGCGGCATAACCAGTAGGTCGGTCCCCGACAAGGAATGGCAGGAGACACTGGATAAAAGTAGGACCATGTTAAATATAGTTTTAAAGTAA